In Lolium rigidum isolate FL_2022 chromosome 3, APGP_CSIRO_Lrig_0.1, whole genome shotgun sequence, the genomic window cgcggtgggtgcgcgtccatgggctcgcggctggaaaaatgggcctccccaggccaaaaactacatccatccggcgctaaataacgccggatttcggcctggggagccccaacagctggggatgctctaagggcCTTCAAGCATGCCACAAAATTAGGCCAAAACCTTTACTGTCCATAACAATATCTTGAATTCTTTTCTCTATTAAAGAAGCAAAGTGACTCGCCTTCCATTTAACTGAACTAAACATATTGATCAGTGTACCATTATTTTTCTCAAGACAAGACAATGTCAGGTAGGCTGTAGCAAATCTTTTGACTGCAGGCCTTACTAAATCCTTTCCTTCAGTTAATTATCTCAACCATAAATAAGTGTAGTCCTCGAATAGATGAAAATAGTGATTTTAGTGGACtgcattttaattttcttttcaaGATCCTCAAGCATCAAGTCAATGCAACGCGCAGCAGGTGTCCAGTAGACCTTTTTCCCTTTTTCCATCAAGAGATCACCAGCTCCTTTATAGTTGGATGCACTGTCAGTAACACTTGGATAACATTTTTCTCTCCAACCCACTCTAATATCTCATCTTATGTGCCAAATACCTTCCCAGCTGTCACTTGAAGACAAAAGGACAGTACCTTTTGGGCCGTTCACCAAGTAGTTATATAATGATCTTTTTCTATCAGTCCAACCATCTGACATGATAGTGCAGACAGTTTTTTTCCACCCTTTATACTCAGAAATCACATTGATCATTTTCCAAACTTTCTTTCTCCACAAATATAACTCTTTTCACGTTATGAAGGAGGCTTGAGTACTAAAATTATCAATCATATGAATCATGTTGCTGAACTCAGGATTCCTAACAACATTAAATGGTATAGCACTAGTGTACAAGAAACGACAAAATTGTAGTGTTGATTCATCTATTATTTGTGCACGAACCTTCCTTGAAAGGCGTCTCGCCTTCCATTTAATGTTCCTTTGCATTCATCTATTAAAGAAGCAAAGTGACTCGCCTTCCATTTAATGTTCCTTTGCATTCATCTATTATTTGTGCACGAACTTTCTTTCCCTTCTAttatttgtgcacaaaccttcctTGAAAAGTTCTTGTCACAAAATGATCGATCAGTTTCTGTTTGCCTTTTTCTGATGCCTGGGGGCCCTGCTTGTTGTTCCTCTATAGCAATCAACTTTCTCCTCTTAGCACCATTTTCTTCTGCATGGTGTCCAAGCAGtttgtacaaacatgaaagtcagTGCCAGCCAAATGATGATTTTGCCTGTGCATTAATCTCCTCACCATACTGTCAACCTCAATCTGTCCGGTTGCCTGCTGCATTCTTTCGCTTGGGTTTACCAGCAGTGCTGCAACCGGTGTTTGACATGTATGACCTAAAATTTGAAAATCAATAAAAATATCCAACTTTGAGCTGTAATATAGCACAAGTGAAAATAATTAGCAGTTAAATTTCTAGCCTTCTAGTATACAGAGCAAAAACTTCAGAGAATCAGTATTCAATTTTCTCAATGAAAAATATAGGACTTGCCCTTCCATGTAATTATGGTTGAACCCTAGATGGGAGTATATTCCATGTGTAGTATCCATGGTCTtgtatgttgattcttcacatataTTATATCAAAAGTAAATGCCCTACTACTTCTAACAAACATACATGCCTTGAAGTCAATCTGTTATCTCGTGATTCTGACTACCTTTGATACGGATGCATATCGCATGATATTTGATATTCATGTCCTGAAATCAATCTGTCATCTGTTATCCGTTATTTAGAACCTTTTATCTTTACCATTTATTTCAGGGAACTGTCAAGAAAAATCAACAACTAGAAATTCGTCCAGGATCAGTTAGCCGTGATAAGGACGGTCAACCAAAATGCAATCCAATCGTTATCAATGTAGCAAGTCTAGATTCCATAAGAGGTAATGTGCAGTTGGAGCAAGCAGTTGCAGGTGATATGATTGCAATCAGGAGTAACATTAATTACGACCGAATTGGTGGCATTGTCGTAAACTTGTCGGGCTATATTATAGGTGATGTCAATTCCTTGCCTGACGTATTCTCAGCGATGAAGGTTAGAAAACTTCATACTAGTAGTAGTCAATTGTCTCCAACTTCTTTTTTGTGTTCAGGCATGTCTCGTGAATAATTATATGATTCGGAGTGTTGTAGGTCAAAATATCGCTTCTGCCACTGATGTTTAACTCCTATATCGAAGAATTTAAGGAAGTCTCAAAGATTGAGAAAGATGAGAAATTGTTGCTGACCATTGGAATGCTATCAGCAGAAGCACGCGTGTGGAAAATTGTGAATGAGAATACTATTATAGTTAGTCTCAGATCTCCAATTTGTGCAAGGATAAAGGACAAGGTGTTCCTTCTTAGACCCATGAATGTCAGTTGGCGTTTAATTAGTCATGGGCAGATTGAGGATGGTAAAGCTATCAGAATAGATGAATCTATTCATGGTAAGTGGCATGCTGCAATGAAATTTCCTCTTGAATACTCGAACTGTCTATTGAGACTCATCCACTTCTTTTCCAGTAAATTTTTTATAGATTGTATACTTGCATAGCAGAACTCTTATTCTCTGCACTTGCGTTAAATTTCCATGACAACAGAAAGATTTGTAGTTCTTCGGAAGTAATTAGCTTGCGAACTAATTTCTGAGATCGGATATTTTGTTTCGATTTGGCAAAAACACAACTTGATCATTGATGTCAATATCTCTACTGTTGTAGAAATGTATAGACTATTCGGAAATATGCAACTTGTATATCCATGAGGCCATAGGACAAATATATACACATGTAGGTGGGGTAAGCCAAGCGAACATAGCTACTTAGGAGTACACTATTGTTTGTTTATGTAGAACATGCATGCCCAAGTTTCATACCACCTCAGTCCACaaaaagatgtctcaactttagacaaatttggatgtatctagatactaaaataGGTCTACATACATCCAATTTTTTGACAAAGTTGAGCATCCatctgtggacggagggagtacacatgtttccttttttttcctatgCTGCATCGGTGGCCTGTCTTGTACTGATGTGCCTGCTAATAGACTTGCCATAATTAAAGCTTTCATGCTGGGGGTAAGGGTTGCCACTGGTAAGAAAGGTAGCAACATAGCTGACTTGGTCCCTTTCATTTCAGGTTAGGTGCATGTCAGTTATGAAGTAAGTTTTCAAGGAAGACCGGAGGTGGGCGACAATTCTACAGGTTAGCTCCATAAAGAATATCAAGCCCAGAAGCAAGAGTTATGGAAGCTCTGCACACGCAAGCTAGGTGAACCAATGAAGGCTAGAGATACAATGCCTGTTAAGTGAAACAATTCTGGCTATCTGGTTGTTGGATTTGATTAAAGCGCTGATGAAAAAGATTTGCTAGGGCCGCATTGAGGACCTGCGCTGTAATATATCACCAGAGTATTACAACATCTACATCTTGTGCTGTGGCAGGATGTTTAGCACCTAAGCAAGCCCAAATTTTGCCATCGACAAATTCTGTGCATACGCAGTATAAGAACATATGCAGATTGGTGTGCTCTTATGTGCTGTAGACGGCTTAACAGCCCTGGTAACTTTCTGCTCTTACGGTAAATCACTCGGGTGAAGGGGAAggaaaattgtttttttttttttttttttttgtctcaacTTTAgacaaatttggatgtatctagatactaaaataGGTCTACATACATCCAATTTTTTGACAAAGTTGAGCATCCatctgtggacggagggagtacacatgtttccttttttttcctatgCTGCATCGGTGGCCTGTCTTCATGCTGGGGGTAAGGGTTGCCACTGGTAAGAAAGGTAGCAACATAGCTGACTTGGTCCCTTTCATTTCAGGTTAGGTGCATGTCAGTTATGAAGTAAGTTTTCAAGGAAGACCGGAGGTGGGCGACAATTCTacaggttagagcatctccagtcgcgtcccccaaaccgtcccccaaagggatttggggcgcgccggacaaaaaaacgttcccagccgcgcgccccaaagcccttttttgtccggcgcgccccgatacggtgtccggcgtcccgagcccgtccccgtcccacggggacgcaccgggcacgccggacacaacgaaatgagaggcgaggaggcgcggggccgacccgtcggcggctcggacgctcaaccgccacatacgtagcgacggtgcggttgacaggaagcggaaccgtcgcattggcaagcgcgtcgacgacgcgccaaccccgccggaatggagcgccgactcctcggaagagcaaccgctgctctcttcgacttctgcgccgccgttcatccgcgctcaataagacccgtacgtacgccgtcattcatccaagcttccatccgacacctccagcgacgatgagctacatctcccggctcccgtccgacacctccggcgagggaaagcctgctggctggcgccattggtgggacaaagccaggacgccgagcagcggcgacgattccccgccgccagttgacagcgaggaggaatggctgggctgggaggaggaggaagaagagagcgaggccgcggcggcggcggtggcccgtgcgaaggcgaaggtggccaaggcgaaggcggccaaggcgaaggcggccaaggcgaaggccgccaaggcgaaggccgccaaggcgaaggccgccaaggccaaggccaaggcgcagccgacgagcaccggcgacgacgacgcgtcgagcgccgacaccgcctcttcggaagaggtgacgagcaggaagcgccaccgcgatgacgacgacgaggcggggccatcagcgaagaagaagaagtagatagtttatatgtatttaattatattttttcgaagttttatatataatttgtttatgttcaaccgatttgaatattattaaatagtttctttctagccaaaaaaaatacttttaatgtttgggggcggcgtttgggggacgcggctggggagcgacgtcccccaaacgcggcacgaacgaaacacgtcccccaaacgctcgatccggcgcggtttgggggacggtttgggggacgcgactggagatgctcttagctccaTAAAGAATATCAAGCCCAGAAGCAAGAGTTATGGAAGCTCTGCACACGCAAGCTAGGTGAACCAATGAAGGCTAGAGATACAATGCCTGTTAAGTGAAACAATTCTGGCTATCTGGTTGTTGGATTTGATTAAAGCGCTGATGAAAAAGATTTGCTAGGGCCGCATTGAGGACCTGCGCTGTAATATATCACCAGAGTATTACAACATCTACATCTTGTGCTGTGGCAGGATGTTTAGCACCTAAGCAAGCCCAAATTTTGCCATCGACAAATTCTGTGCATACGCAGTATAAGAACATATGCAGATTGGTGTGCTCTTATGTGCTGTAGACGGCTTAACAGCCCTGGTAACTTTCTGCTCTTACGGTAAATCACTCGGGTGAAGGGGAAGGAAAATTGTTTCCATCAAGACAACAACTAAGTTAAGACTGTAGTTAGTACTATACAATGAGGACTTCAGGGACCTAGGGGTAGTTTGGTTAATTCGTTCATAACAGTTAGGACAGCTGGTATCGCTTGTATGACCAAGAGCATCACGGTAATTTAACCAACACTTGCACGCTTGTTCTGAACACCACGAGTACGTATACATTGATTTGCCTTGTGCATCTGCTGGAAAGCAGGTGAATCGTTTGTCTTGGTGCTTACAGTACTGTAGAAGCTATCCATGTAAGCAATACTAACCCCAGAACATTTGCCAAATGGATTGATCAGATCCAAGCATGAAAATGGTGCTTCAAATACAGCatgagatttaaaaaaatgcGTGATTTAGTTTTTTAGGGAACTAACTTACGGAGTAGTTTTTTTAATTGCCAATTGGCATATGGAACAATGCGTTGTCTTGGTGCTTACAGTACTATAGAAGCTATCCATGTAAGCAATACTAACCCCAGAACATTTCCCAAATGGATTGATCAGATCCAAGCATGAAAATGTTGCTTCAAATACAGCATGAGATTAAAAAAATGCGTGATTTAGTTTTTTAGGGAACTAACTTAGTTTTTTTTTATTGCCAGTTGGCATATGGAACAATGCGTTTGCAACTGCAAGTGAACTGTAAACTTCCGACAATTAAGGGAGATTCAGAAAACCAGTCAGTTTGGCACATTTACAATCATAACTTTAAGATATTAACAATAATACTCACTAGGCAACATCATGTCAAATAGAACACAGACATATCAAGTAGCAACATTCACTAGGCAACATCATGTCAAATAGAAACACAACATATCATACAAAACAGAACAAAAACATCATTATTCAAGATAGGCACTAGCAGTCAGATGCTCTATGCAGTCATACTATATAAATTACTACTGCTAACTGCTATAATGCCTGACGGATCCAGAAGTCCTCTACGCTTTCATCCCCGTCAGAACTCTGAGGAAAGCTCTTCTCTACAGCACATACAGTTGCACTGTCCCTCTCGGCATCGAACATGATAAAGTCCACAAGCGGAGGAAAATTATAAGCCCAGTGATCATCTCCATTCCCAATCTTGTCAGCATCATAGTCCTCCAATCCACCGTTATGTTCTTTGTCGATAGGATGGTTGATCTTTATGTATCCGGCACTACAAGAACGACAACCACCTACATGTTCCAGAAAGAAGAATCAGCAGAAGAGCTTTTCacaatagaaaagaaacaaaaatatactCCGTACAGAACTTCAAACAGCAAATAAAATTACAAAACGATGTAACTTGTTCAATAAGGTTAAGCTAGCCGAGATAGTAAAGACAGTTGGACGGGGACTGATAAAACGAAATGGAGTTTGGATCACCAAGACAAAACGAAGACAGGTGGATGTGGAATTTAGTTCGGGATACCATCAGAAAGAGTAAATGTGTGACTAGAATTAGCTTAGAAATACTGAGGGTGACTCGAGACGGAAATGGCGGCACTGCAGAACAATGAAGACTACATGAAAGGAGCCAACGCATCAATGTGCATTCGGTTCGAAAAATGGTATTTGGAGCAGCAAAAGTAGTTAACGTGAAGGTTTCCCTAAAATTGTCTACCAGGACTGCATATTATGAGCCAACATTGCAAATCCAAGGAACTGGCACCATTTCGTGTCTAGATCCCCAGAAACTGCAGTGACTTGGGCTTGGTGCTCTGGGCGTAACAATTTGTTTGATACTATATATCACTCTTGACATGTTTCAAGGACAATGAATTGTTCTTATATATACATCTTGATGGAGTTTATAGGTTTCAATAAACTTGTATAATATTTAAATTCCTATTTGTATCAGTGAACTTGCAATAGCTGAACTTGCATAATATTTAAATTCCTATTTGTATCAGTCAAATATGTGCGCATTCTAATTCTCACTGAGCTAAGAGCTTACAGCAGATTATATACTATGCAAGACAAGAAGGGTCAGCAATAGTTATGTAAGCGTCTAAACTGCAGCACAGTAGTAGTGCTAGAAACAGAATATGTAAGAGATCAAAGTGTTGGGAGAGGGCATACATACCAATTGTAGATGGTTTGATTGGGCAGCACAAGACGATATCCTCCTCCAGGAATTCATCGTCGTCACCCATGGGTGCGGTTGCTTCGACGAAGAAGTAGATGGGCAGCTCACCAGCGGCATCCTTTGGGCGTGCCAAGAAGTTGGTGTGCCAATAAAAGGCTTCCGATCTAAAGAACACATGCAAGCCACAGAACATATGGAGCTCGTATAGTTGACCTGTTTGCTGAGCATATTTGCGCAGTGCAGTTTCAGCCAGTTGGCGTGAGAATTCCTGGGAATGTCTGCAGCCGTCAATGCGAGACTTGATAATGGCGGCCACCCAGGACGTCACCAGTGGGGGAGGGGGACAGAGGTCTTCTGTAATCGGGGAGGGCACCAGCATGGCGGAGAGGCGGTCGAGGTCCGGGCCCGAGAGCAACTGGTTGACGCGGAGAAGCATGTCCGCATCATGCTCCACCGTGGGAAGGACCGAGGAGGCGAAGTACGCCATGGCGCGCGGCACGGGATGGTGCGCAGCCTCGGCGGCGGCGAGAAAGGCGGCATGGGTGGGCGCCAAGGCGGAGTCCGAGGCGGAGGCGACGGCTTGCAAGAGGTCGGCCCTGGAGAGATGGAGGTGCCAGAGCGCGTCGTCGCGGGAGAGGGAGGGACAGAGGTGGAGGAGGCAGGCGACTAGGCCCTCCAGCGAGCGGTGGGCGGCGCGGGCCATGCATTGGGGGCTGATCTCGAGCACGTCGCCGAAGTGAAACTCGGTAGTGGGGCGGCGGGGGAAGGCGGCGTCGTACCAGACGGCGTTGACGAGGATGTTGTCGACGGGGGCGAGGGGCCCGTAGCAGTGGCCGGCGACGAGGACGCCGCGGGCGTGCGTGCTCCAGAGCCGGGCGGCGGGCAGGCGGGAGAGCGCCTCGAGGTAGAAGGCGCGGATGAGGTTCAGCAGCCTGAGCCTCAGGGCGCGAGGGTTCCGCTGCGGCGCAGGGGCCGCCTCGTCCTTCTTCTCCTCGTTGGGCTCGGAGGAAGAAGGGGTTTCATGTGGGGCGGCGCCGTCCTCCGGCACACCACCAGATGGGCTGGTTGAGGGGGTTTTGTCAGACGAatcggcggcggcctcctcgatttctctgtggcggcggcggcctcccatAGTGGTGGTCATCGTTGGTGGCCGGCGGCGCTGGCGATTTGGTACCGCGCCCGACCGCCCGTTAGTCTGTTACTAGCAGAGCATTGTTCGCGACTCGCGAGAGAATCTATCGAGCCAACGCTAGCTTTGTTGTACTACTTGGATCTTCGAGGAGCAGGAATACACGTTGATCTGGGAGGAGGATGAAATTTCCGAAATTTAATTCAGAACGGATACAAATAGGGTTACGCTTCTAGTTTACCAATTAGCTTGGAACTACACCAACTCGGCGAAGGTGAAGAAGACGGTAAAAGGCTTTTGTTGACCGAAAAAATTATAACTCGGCGTCGGAGCTATGCGTTATCTGACGGAAGATGATGATCAAAAATCAAAATACACCGGCATGAGATCTACTGAGCTCCATTACAACGACAAACtggtttatttatttttgaaaactaGGGCAAAAGCTTTGCTCATTTCTATTCACTAATGTAATAATACAAGATTTTTTAGATTATATGCTCTTTGTCGAAAAAAATACTTTTTAGATATTTTATTAAAGTGAATTAGATATGAACCAAAATAAGTGAACCTAAacactaaaatatgtctacatgCATGTATTTATGAAAAGGCTAAAATACCTTACATTAGTAACGGATGAAGTAATGAAGAAAGGAGAGTAGTACAACAACTAAAAGTGTCTCACTACAATATTGTCCTACTCTCGCGGTATCAAATTAGTCATACACTTCGCGCCGGTTAAAACCCAAATATTTGCCTCATGCATAATCTTCCCTAGAATCACTGATGGAGCGTGCTTGTTTTTGAAGACCTTGTCATTGTGCTTAGTCCAAATTTCACACGAATCGAGGAGAATGAAGGAAGCCAAGTCTTTGACTTTTTCATGGAgtcaatagcataaaaccaccatattgatggtgaaatttaccatcTACCACCACTTTACGTTTGTGGGACAAAAAACCACCAGATTTTGCACAGTTTTTTGCGGAATACGCTAAACGTGAATTGACAGGAAATTTGACCACTAGTCAGGGCTGAGGTGGCATAATTTGGTGATGTGgactgggtcccacatgtcagctcaattaaaaaaatattaaaatcctAAAAAACAAATGTGAGAAGAAATTAAAAGAAACTGGGAAGGCCCCTGGCCCCTGCCGCCCaactccggcgaggctccggcggtGCGCGGCTGCGGAGAGGGGGCCGGTGGCGCGCGGGCGGAGCAGGGGGCCGGTGGCACGCGAGCGGAGCACGGCCGGCGTCGCGCATGCGgagaacggcggtggcggcgcgcgaGCGAAGCAGGGGCCGACGGTGGTGGTTGTCGGATGGTGAAGGGGATGACCTCCCCACatttttttaggatttttttaattgagctgacatgtgggacctagtcCACATCACCAAATTATGCCACCTCAGCCCTATCAATTCGCGTTCAATTCACGTTTAGCTAATTCCGCAAAAAGCTGAGCAAAATCTGGTGGTTTTTTGTCCCGCAAACATAAAGTGGTGGTAgatggtaaatttcaccatcaaagtggtggttttatgctattgacTCCTTTTTCATGGTACACCACCAAGAGGAGGTAAATTGTGTCAGCGAAGGTCGACAAGTGGAGTCCAAATCAATCCTTGATTAAGAATCAAAGTTGTGTGGTATATATCTACAATGAAGAAAGATGTGTTTCACTGATTCTGGTGCACGCTTGCAAAGGGGGCAAACACCCCAATTCGTCCAACCCTCCCCTCAAGGAGGTTAGCGATCCAAAGCCTATTTTGAATGGCTAGCCAAGCGAAGAGCTTGATTTTGAGGGAACCCCAAATTTTTCAAAGCGATGAGCTTATAGGTGAGAAGGTACTCCGTAGAAGGGAGCCTTGTATTGTATGCGGTTTAAGCAGAATATTTCCTATTTTCGGTTAGATTCAAGTATATAATCCACCACTCAGTCTTGAAGGTTAACTTGCCCACATCAAGCCTAAAGCGTAACATATTGGTGGGTGTGGTCAACGTTCATGTTGATCTTGCAGATCCATCCTTCATTATTTGAAGCTTGTTTAACATTCCATCTTCCGCTTCCCAGAATCTTGTAGATAAGAGGAGCAATATCTTTAGACTTTCTGCCATTGAGCCTCTCAAAAGGGAGTTTTCTCTCCATTTCCCAATAAAGTTGTAGGGTACTTTAAAAGAACTCCATGTCCATAtcattgcaagggttttccaaacCAACACAAATCTTTGTCGAATCCTTTCACTCAAGCCATGATATATCATATCAACCGAAGGGCTCTAGTAAAGAAATCGATGGACACTCAAACCACCAACATATGTCGGTGGCTGCCCACAAAAAAGCCCTCTCAATCGTCTTAATGCTATGCAAGGTGTTGGGAGAGACCATAAGCTATGTCAAGTGGTTAATTTCTTTTTAGTACTGACAGCTCTTTATTGATTATTTGAAACATTCAAGGAATTTATAAACCTTTTGGAGGTCGAAGAAGCCAGAGCCTACGACCACACTCTAAAGACAGGGAACTACAAGCTAGTCGGTGAGCCTCCCCGTTGGAGCTCCTTGATTCATGCCTAAAAACCAATGAGGTGAAGGAGATGGAAGTTTCCTTGATCTCACTGGATAACGAGCACCATAGCAACCAAAGTACGGATTATGGAGGTTCTTGATCACTTCCAAGAAGTCGCTCGCCACACAGATATTTTGGAGGCCGTTGACGTCCGCGCCAATGCTAGAGCCTCACGGCACGCCATTGCTTCGAGCGTAGCTGGACCGTAGGATCCCTATAGAGTGAGAGCTCTATAGAGTGAGAGCTGAAGCTCCCAAGAATTCACCTCCCTCGCTTCTGCAGACTACCGCAAGCGATCCTTGCTCCCCAGACCGCACCACCCTGGCATCTGTATTGAGTTTGGCATAACCAGCCGATGGTACCCTCCACTTGGGAGCAGTTGGTCCCCGGGATTCTTGTTCCTGCCCCTTCGCCGAGGAcggatgtcgagggtactcctcgccaatgccctccgataggggcttagggttgacggaatcctgcaagctgacacgagacatcggttcacagacaagtgggaagagcgatttacccaggttcggggccctcgatgaggtaaaacccttacgtcccgcctcgtctcgttcttgattatgatgataatgggttacaatggggtgccgaatagttcggctgagatctcgtcgagatgtctattgctatgatgacctagctctaagctttttctcggctaagattgctaagatcgattatgtccctcggcagcccctctcctggcctttatataggaggccaggtctcaagggtcctaaccgagtacgactaggtttacagtagtttagatccaatctttccttgtttattcgcttccttgtcttgaccgccaaggaatcttctagcgcgccgacctagtggcccatctcgccttcaggtatcttcatgggcctccaatttgtcaatatcagatagggcaatactggttacccgaagggtaatgcccacgtcagtagcccccgagtgtctagccgaagataattcgggtagagactaatgcatgtttttTCCTGACATTCTTTCTCCTTcattgctcttgttcatcttgattatgcttcatcttctttttatcgggtgcgtgtcagcgctcccgatgggagtagcccccgagtctaggtacggacgcttgcaatccgtgcgtagactcaagttgtactactcgaatactttcctctgccaagtttttcacaagtcttcat contains:
- the LOC124698170 gene encoding uncharacterized protein LOC124698170 → MLVPSPITEDLCPPPPLVTSWVAAIIKSRIDGCRHSQEFSRQLAETALRKYAQQTGQLYELHMFCGLHVFFRSEAFYWHTNFLARPKDAAGELPIYFFVEATAPMGDDDEFLEEDIVLCCPIKPSTIGGCRSCSAGYIKINHPIDKEHNGGLEDYDADKIGNGDDHWAYNFPPLVDFIMFDAERDSATVCAVEKSFPQSSDGDESVEDFWIRQAL